In a single window of the Biomphalaria glabrata chromosome 5, xgBioGlab47.1, whole genome shotgun sequence genome:
- the LOC106062445 gene encoding thiosulfate sulfurtransferase-like has protein sequence MTIQRVAALVSSGWLRKSLLQASRPVLLDTSWVPEPHIDGHKEFYSKGHISGALYFDLKKISSKRPDSPIDCPVPDPRTFRDYAQELGIRNGSHVVVYDSLNSRSSVRSWYLFRLFGHDNVSMLNGGMKQWQREGNDVTRDPSEAPERSDFEVRFRDDLLVDFKGMEDIVKNKRAQIVDTRPKSGGFYPTAEDKSGGHMPGAKSIPFTDFFNEDGTFKADPDLKQMMISAGIDMTKPTVATCQRGMTACAMVMAAFNLGNEKLPVYNGSWLEWSVLADPNHVIREPQRMQT, from the coding sequence ATGACTATACAAAGAGTTGCGGCCCTTGTTTCTTCTGGCTGGCTTCGTAAAAGTTTATTGCAGGCCTCACGCCCTGTCCTCCTCGACACGTCCTGGGTGCCAGAGCCTCACATCGACGGCCACAAAGAATTTTACTCCAAGGGACACATTAGTGGCGCCCTTTACTTTGACCTGAAGAAGATCAGCAGCAAGCGCCCAGACTCTCCCATCGACTGCCCCGTTCCAGACCCGAGGACATTTCGGGATTACGCCCAGGAGCTAGGCATCAGGAATGGATCTCATGTCGTCGTCTACGACAGCCTGAACTCCCGCTCGAGCGTACGCTCCTGGTATTTGTTTCGCCTGTTCGGGCACGACAACGTGTCCATGCTGAACGGTGGGATGAAACAGTGGCAACGCGAAGGCAACGACGTCACCCGAGACCCAAGCGAGGCTCCGGAAAGATCCGATTTCGAGGTGAGGTTCAGAGACGATCTGCTGGTCGATTTCAAGGGCATGGAGGACATCGTCAAAAACAAGCGTGCTCAGATCGTGGACACCAGACCGAAGTCTGGCGGCTTCTATCCGACGGCGGAAGACAAGTCAGGCGGGCATATGCCTGGAGCTAAAAGCATTCCCTTCACGGACTTTTTCAACGAAGATGGGACATTCAAGGCAGACCCGGACTTGAAACAGATGATGATTTCCGCTGGCATTGACATGACCAAACCAACCGTGGCCACCTGTCAACGGGGAATGACTGCCTGCGCCATGGTGATGGCGGCCTTCAATTTGGGCAATGAAAAGCTGCCCGTGTACAATGGCTCGTGGTTGGAGTGGAGCGTCCTGGCAGATCCCAATCACGTGATACGAGAACCTCAACGGATGCAAACGTAA